TGACCTGGTTAGACATTACCGAGTTCACACTGGAGAAAAACCCTTTGTATGTTCAGTGTGTGGGAAGTGTTTCAGTCAAAAGTCAAAGCTGGTAAGTCATCAACGTACCCACACGGGCGAAATCCTCTTCCCATGTCCCGagtgtggaagatgttttacaaaTCGAGCTATACTTGCAACACATCTGAAATTTCACTCAGGAGAGAACCCATTTCAGTGCTCCGATTGTGGGACGTGTTTTCAGTACAAATCGTATCTTGTTAAACATCAAATAATTCACACCAAGACAAAACCCTTTTCTTGTTCGGAGTGTGGAAAATATTTAACCAACAAGGGCGCCCTCATCTATCACTTGAGGAcacacacaggggagaaaccttTCTCCTGTTCTGAATGTGGGCGATGTTTTACAAGTAAAGGACACCTTGTCACTCATAAGCGGacccacacaggggagaagccattttcatgtgcaAAATGTGGGAAACGTTTTGCCCGTAAGGCAGACATGGCGATACATCAAATGATGCACTCTATCGAGGAGCCGTTTTCATGCTCCAACTGATGAGGAATATTACAGAAATGTCAATCAGAAAATTACTCCTAAGGCATCAATTCTATTTTTGGAACCtataatgcataaaaaaaactaaataaaactcaTC
The nucleotide sequence above comes from Rhinoderma darwinii isolate aRhiDar2 chromosome 11, aRhiDar2.hap1, whole genome shotgun sequence. Encoded proteins:
- the LOC142663345 gene encoding uncharacterized protein LOC142663345 codes for the protein MIKNTLEKCLMLSSDCNIDNDKPAHNSPGHYPISHNITDSHNGRIAHGSGDKYQCSECGKCFTQNGSLNVHKRIHTGEKPFSCSESGKLFMRKSDLVRHYRVHTGEKPFVCSVCGKCFSQKSKLVSHQRTHTGEILFPCPECGRCFTNRAILATHLKFHSGENPFQCSDCGTCFQYKSYLVKHQIIHTKTKPFSCSECGKYLTNKGALIYHLRTHTGEKPFSCSECGRCFTSKGHLVTHKRTHTGEKPFSCAKCGKRFARKADMAIHQMMHSIEEPFSCSN